The sequence TTCTAGCACCAAACTCAACATGCAACACAAGTTCTATGACTCCCAATGATATTACCTCTTTTCtataaaacttcattattttgattttattttagttattattttaTTCTATTTTAAGGGTAATACTGATGCCTCAAATTCATTCATTATTAGGAAATTAGTTTTGCGTAAATTTCACTATTATATGTTTACTTCTGCATATTTGAGAAAAGCACAATTTTTTTGTATACTCGGTGCAAATTGTTCCATTATTtgatttagtttttttattttctttcttcttaaagggtaatactagTGCCATTAATTCATTCTTcgttagaaaacttcattattttgttttgttttagtatttattttattttattttcttcttaaAGATTAATACCAAAGCCACTAATTCAGTGtttctttcttagaaaacttcattctATTGATCTTGATTAATTTTATATTTCATTTTGTATTTTCTTTAATACCAATGCCACTTGGTCACTCTTTTTTAGTAAATTTCTTTGTTCTGAAATTTCACTATTATATTTGTTATTCTTTCATATTATAAAAAGCGCAATTATTAGTaaaattgtgtgcaaattttgtcattatttattttatttttttattttctttattttcagAGAGTAGTACCAAATTTCACTAATTCTTTCTTTCTTTGAAAACTTCATTATTCTAaactttttgtttttttgtttcttcttcaAGGGTAATACCAAAGCTCAagttcattctttcttagaaaaactTTATTATTTGGATATtttagttttaattcattttctttcttctttaaaaggtaataccaatgccactaattcatctTTTCATAGAAAAtctcatattttattttattttagtaatTATTTCATATTATTTTTTTAACAAAGGTTAATATCAATTCCACTAATTCATTTTTCCTTATAAAACCtcatatttttttaaaatattgtttttatttcattttctttatgCTTAAAGGTTAATACCAAAgtcactaattcatttttcttAGAAAACTTTAGTATATTGAATTGTTATTTTATTTCATTGTCTTTCTTCTTTATTCATAATACAAATGTCACTAATTAAGTCCCTTTTAGGGAACATCTTTTTGTGAAAATTGCACTATTATATACTTACTATCTAATTGTCCGTGCATTGCACCGTGGGCATACATTGTCCTGCTTTTATTTTgtttagtttatttttctttttctttttctttttcaagtGTAGTGCCAATGTTACTAATTCAATCTTTCTTATaaccttttttttcattttctttctttttaggGTATGCCACTGAATCATTCTTCCTTATAAAACTTCCTTATTTTAAAATTTTTATCTTTAattttattctatttcttctttaagggtaattGCTATTCGTGCTGGagttgttggatttccccgaagaagaagaagggtgaTGCAATATAATAGCATATAGTATTTCTCTTAGTTAAGAATCAAGATTTAGCGAACCAGTAGAAGACAACACACAAACAACTTTAGCAGCACCTGCAAACAAACAAAATAATTGCTTGCACCCAACAAAGGCAAGGGGGTCGTCACTACCCTTGTTCTTGTTAGTTACAAGGTTAAAAGAAAATAGCGATAATGATAGCAAATAAGTGTCAAAGGTAAAAGCTTGCAAATTAATTGAGAATGGACACGaaggccataggttcactagtggcatctctctcgAAAGCAATGtagcgatgggtaaacaaattactattggccaATTGACAGAGTTGCGCATATTTATGATGATCATCCATGgcataatcaatacacatgcattACGTCTGTGACAAATAAACTGTTTATTCaactgcacctactactattactccacccaagaccgctatccagcatgcatctcaaagtatcaAGTTCATACAAAAAGAGTAACACATTACGCAAGATGACACAATGTACACAGAATAAGATCAATCAATATGACAGAACCCCATCGTTTTAAttttaatagcaacaatacaatacgtgcccttaTCCTTTCTGCGCTGGACAGGATCACCGCAAAATTGAATCTACCACAAAGCACTACTCCCATGAAGAAAAATCAATCTAACTTGGCCAAAGTAGACGGATAGATCGAAAAAAATACAAAACTATAAAATTACGCAGCAAAGAAGGCTCAAGAAACTCATATAAATTcaatagataatctgatcataaacccacaattcatcggataccaacaaacacatcacaaaagatTACATGGGAGTGATCTTAGAGAATGAATTTTCTTGGCCAACGAGGAGATATTCAGGGAGCTAATGTCGACATGAAACTGACTGACCCCAAGTCGTCTCTTCGTGCTGTCttcctttgtactccctccgtccagatatacttgtcatcaaaatgaataaaagaagatgtatctagacgtattttagttctagatacatccctttttatccattttgatgacaagtattttcggacggagggagtaggagtaTCCACAGATTCAGTTTTCATCTGAAAAATATCTACTTGGATCATGCTAAAAGATACACGCAAAGCTGGCCTTTGTTTGCAGAAGAAAAAGTTTGAGCTTGCAGCGTGCTTGACAAAATCCTACTAGCGGCTGTGTTGCTAGGAGCCGACAGAAGCGACAAAGCAGCGATTCTGATCAGCTCTATCTCCAGCAATCGGTTACAGACATGTGTGCACGTATCCCATCGTGCCACATGCAAATTGGGCAACTGAAAAGAAAATCGAGAAGGCTAATAGTGACCATGACTACGAATTAGTACCACATGAATTCATTCATCAGGTCAACGAACAGCATGCCAATGGACAATGGCAACGAACACCTAGCATGCATGACAAGCAGTCAAGCAAGAAATGAAAAATCTAACATTGATCTTCCCAAGAAGGCTGAAATCCCGTGTCTTGTCACGCTTGTCCTGAGGTTCTGGAACCGGCCGGCGGGTTTACGGCCGAGCAGCCGTTCGTTGTGGTGGCGGGAAACGTTCGAACGGGGGCGGCGCCGTTGATGACACCGGCGCCGGCTGGTAGAGCGGGAAAGGCAGGAAGGGCGGGCGCAGGAACGGCACCAGCCACTCCGGCACGTGGAACGGCCACGGGAACGACACCGTCCCTCCGGCGGCTCCCGGCGCGGCGGGCGACGGGAGCCCGAGCGGCGGCGGCCAGAAGAGCGGCAGGAACGGCCAGAAGAAGAGCGACGACCCGAACGCATTGCTGCCGCCGCCGTGGCAGAGCTTACGGTCCCGCTTGGCGGGGCGGAAGTTGAGCGCGTTGAGGTTGAGGAAGCAGGCGGCGGCGCCGCGGGGGCCCCGGAGCGCGATGTGCTGCGTGGAGCCGCGGAGGCCCGGGACGTTGCAGGCGGCCGATGAGCTCCGGACGAGCGTGGCGCGGCACGCCGACCGGAGCTCGTGGCCCTCCCGGCACTCGAAGCCGTCCACGGGGGGCACGTCCAACTTGTACACGCCGTGCTGGTCCGTGGTGCGCTCCGCCTCCAGCGAGATCTCCTCCGGCGCCGCGCTGGAGTTCACCTTGAAGTTGCACTGGATCAGCACCCGAGCCCCTGCATCACATTGACATCAGACCACGTACAGCACCTGCTACTGTTAGTGCTGGATAAATTCAGAGCCTGAGCTCTTCTGTTGAcgagaaaaacagaaaacagaaaacactGCAATTCACACGGTTAATCTGGTTCAGAGCTCATTGCAAACGATTGAACCCACCTACAGTAAAAGTTTAGGTAGCAACTCAGAGTGGCAGAGCAAGAGCATGAGCAGGGGCAACATTGTTCAGACCACAGGCATGCAAATGCCTGTGCTGATCATCGTTTTTGAGCTCTGGATTGTTATTCTGTCCAGTCAAAACAGTATGCCTAATGCCTCTTGGATTCATATCACTCGTAACATTCTAGTGCCAATACATGGTCAGAGTTGAGAGTAGAACGACACCGCAGGCAGAGGACTACTAAAACTCTGAAGCAACCGGGCATGTTCAGTAGTATTATTTTTCTTAAGAACTGCTCAGTAAAACTCTAAGAAAGAGGTGAGAGTACAAAATAGTTACtgctccctctgtaaacttttataaTACGTTTCCGATTTTAGATCACAAATCTAAACCGTCTTATAAAAGCTTACAGAGCTAGTACTTCTTTTAagatagtactacctccgtcctggtttataggtccccttatAGTTTGTGTCAAAAtttgaccaaaaatttaactaacaaaatgttaatgcatgtcgttggattcgtatttgaacatacttttcaataatataatttttggtgacatgtatgaatattttgttagttcaatctatggtcaaaatttatcccgaaatacaatggggacctatgaacatttttggtgacatgcatgtgCCACTTGATTCGCAACCCTTGTAATTAACAAATCTGTTAACAACATGCAGCCAAGAACTACTTCCTCCAGTAAACGTGTAAGTACAATGCAGGTTAAAAGTGTGCTCAATATCTACTCAGTTCATATCTTTCTTTTGCTCTTTAGCCGAGTCTCCTCAGTGAGTTCAGACTTGAGTGAAAAATGCACTTTTACGCCAAAGCAACTTGTTGCGCCTACTTATCAATTCCCAGCAAATTAATAAAAACCAATAAAAGGGTACAACAAATAGGCAACGTAGCTCTCTGCATTGAGCAAGAGATTCGCACCCCTTGTGATTGACAAATCTGCTGCAGAAGAAATGCAGCAAAGCAGGAGCCAGTCAATGTAGAAGTGCACGCCTGATTAAGCAACAAGCACACTGCGTTCCAGAGCAAACTACACCACGGAGTGCAAATGTGCAATGCAGATCAAGACGGCGTTGAAAAGGAATGGTAACCGGAAAGAGCATGCCGTGTGTTTCACTCTCACCTTTGAGGAAGAAGCTGTGCTTGGAGAAGGTGTTGTTGGAGCAGGCGTCGCAGTAGACGGAGCCGACCACCGTGATGTTGCTCGACTTCCTGgcctccgccccgccgcccaagaacgacaccaccaccgccgccgccaccagcagcGGCGCCATGAACGCTGCGGCGGGAGCTCTGCAGTTCCTCGCCATTGCCGCCACGAGATCAGGTAGCTTGCTGGCTAGCAAGCAATGGGGATGAGGTTGGGGGGCTACAATGGAAGAGAACAAATGCATGTGAACCGGCTTGGACTGGCGCGGAGACATGGAGAAGCCCGTCAAGCActagctgctactgctgctactgcgcTTGTGGTGCTGTGATCTCTTCCTActttttttgtttgcctttttctcttttttgctcACCGGAGATTGGGACGGATGCAGCCATGCACGCTCTGCATGCATGCACGTGATTGGGTCTATGGGACCAGGTGTATGCGATTAGAGTCGTCATATGTTCCGGTGCAAGATAATCGCTGGAGTTGAGTACATCTCGTCTGTGCCTGCTGACCCGGTAGATCGACCTCGGATCGTATCCAGTGCACCAGTGCTTGTGGGCACATTTCGAAATGTTccaaaaaatatacataaaaaattGAGCACATTCACAAAATATTAATGTTTGTTGTCGCAAAATTTTAAATCAAATATTATTTGAGATACAAAAATGATAAATCTGACATTAGTGTGATAATGGGTcaaatctaaagcccaacttaTGATGCATACTATACGGTGTTAAATTTGTTATCTTTGTACCTCGTGCAATGTTTAAAATTTTTCAACAACAAAATGAGATCCGTGGGCACTAGCGCCCAGGATATATTTTTATAGAAAAAGCCCACCCGGGTGAGACCACGGAAACTCGCTCCCGGCGGGAGTTGAACCCCGGTCTGCAAGGAAACACCACTATGTCCTTGACAACAAACATTGATGACACATGAATGAGCTCATTTTTTCACACTTTTTAAAACATCTTAAAATGTGTTACGGAGGTCCGGTGCACTGGTAGCACCACAAGCACCGGTGCACCAAATTTTCCCCAACCTTGATGATTGGAGAAAACATATAGGTAACGGATCATGCGGTGTGGATTTTTTTTTTGCGGAACAAAAGAACTTGCATTACTCAGCACAGTTTACAGGATTACATTCTCGTTCTACAATATCTCACACTACTTCCGGACCAGAGCCAAGCCAAACCACCGTTCGGTGTTGTGTTCTTCCAAAATTAGCCAAGGAATGACTAGCCAAATTACAGCATCAACGAGAATGAGTAATGCAAGAGCTTCTTTCTTCCATAGTACTGATGATCTCCTTCACGATGAACACATACTTGGACTTGTTGCTAGAGCCTCCAACTATCATCTGGACTGCTTGTAGACAATATGATTCTATATCTAGAGGCAGCATGCTCCATTGAATTGCCAGAGATATCCCCTCTCTCAGAGCCAGCAGTTCAGCTTCAAGAACATCATTACACCCatatatctctactattaaaggaggatCTGCAGTcgtcgtcgtgatggttcgaccgcAGCCCCACCCTCGATCGCATCCTGTTGCTAACACAGCCCA comes from Triticum aestivum cultivar Chinese Spring chromosome 5B, IWGSC CS RefSeq v2.1, whole genome shotgun sequence and encodes:
- the LOC123112597 gene encoding olee1-like protein, whose protein sequence is MARNCRAPAAAFMAPLLVAAAVVVSFLGGGAEARKSSNITVVGSVYCDACSNNTFSKHSFFLKGARVLIQCNFKVNSSAAPEEISLEAERTTDQHGVYKLDVPPVDGFECREGHELRSACRATLVRSSSAACNVPGLRGSTQHIALRGPRGAAACFLNLNALNFRPAKRDRKLCHGGGSNAFGSSLFFWPFLPLFWPPPLGLPSPAAPGAAGGTVSFPWPFHVPEWLVPFLRPPFLPFPLYQPAPVSSTAPPPFERFPPPQRTAARP